A region from the Populus trichocarpa isolate Nisqually-1 chromosome 18, P.trichocarpa_v4.1, whole genome shotgun sequence genome encodes:
- the LOC18107643 gene encoding uncharacterized protein LOC18107643, producing MKGVEMQQQLELGRSGESHSDSDPLLQNQADASSTQEITVNNDDIENVSVPCCRICLETDCEPGDELISPCMCKGTQQFVHRSCLDHWRSVKEGFAFSHCTTCKAQFHLRVALSEDNSWRKMKFRLFVTRDIVFVFFAVQIVIAAMGGFAYLMDKDGTFRNSFSDGWDRILSKHPIPFYYCIGVLVFFVLLGFFGLILHCSSLNSNDPRMAGCQNCCYGWGILDCFPASMEACFALVVVFVILFAILGIAYGFLAATMAIQKIWQRHYHILIKRELTKEYIVEDLHGSYSPAKLDSEHEERLKMVKLL from the exons ATGAAAGGGGTTGAAATGCAGCAGCAGCTAGAATTAGGGAGGAGCGGTGAGAGTCACAGTGATTCTGATCCTCTGCTACAGAATCAGGCTGATGCAAGTTCCACTCAAGAAATCACCGTCAACaatgatgatattgaaaacGTTTCTGTTCCTTGTTGCCGTATTTGTCTCGAAACCGACTGCGAACCAG GTGATGAATTGATATCTCCATGCATGTGCAAAGGAACCCAGCAGTTTGTTCATCGTTCATGCCTTGATCATTGGCGCTCAGTTAAG GAAGGATTTGCTTTCTCTCATTGCACAACTTGTAAAGCTCAATTTCATCTTCGAGTTGCTTTGTCGGAGGACAACTCCTGGCGCAAAATGAAATTCAGACTTTTTGTTACAAGGGATATTGTCTTTGTATTCTTTGCTGTACAAATT GTCATTGCTGCAATGGGTGGTTTTGCATACCTTATGGACAAAGATGGGACCTTTAGGAATTCGTTTAGTGATGGATGGGATCGTATACTGTCCAAGCATCCTATACCATTTTATTATTGCATAG GAGTACTGGTCTTCTTTGTGCTTCTTGGGTTTTTTGGCCTCATATTACATTGTTCCTCCCTCAATAGTAATGATCCAAGGATGGCTGGCTGCCAGAACTGCTGTTATGGATGGGGAATTCTAGACTGTTTCCCTGCTTCCATGGAGGCATGCTTTGCATTGGTTGTGGTTTTTGTCATCCTCTTTGCCATTCTGGGAATCGCTTATGGCTTCCTTGCTGCCACAATGGCCATTCAAAAAATTTGGCAGAGGCATTACCACATCCTCATTAAGAGGGAGCTTACAAAG GAGTACATAGTGGAGGATCTACATGGCTCTTATTCTCCAGCGAAATTGGACTCTGAACATGAAGAACGTCTGAAAATGGTTAAGCTTTTATAA
- the LOC18107645 gene encoding potassium channel AKT1, which translates to MDTLLRNRGVFRVSVCGQEELEQLSRDGSHYSLSTGILPSLGARSNRRVKLNRFIISPYDRRYRIWETFLVLLVIYTAWVSPFEFGFLKQPQSPLSICDNVVNGFFAVDIVLTFFVAYLDKATYLLIDDHKKIAWKYASSWLALDIISTIPTELARKISPKPLQSYGFFNMLRLWRLRRVSALFSRLEKDRNYNYFGVRCAKLLCVTLFAVHSAGCFYYLIAARYHDPHNTWIGAALGDNFLEQGIWRRYVTSIYWSITTLTTVGYGDLHPVNTREMIFDIFYMLFNLGLTAYLIGNMTNLVVHGTSRTRRFRDTVQSASSFAQRNKLPPRLQDQMLAHLCLKFKTDSEGLQQQETLDFLPKAIRSSISHYLFYSLVEKVYLFQGVSNDLLFQLVSEMEAEYFPPNEDVILQNEAPTDFYILVTGAVEVLAMKTEGEQVVGGAKTGDICGEIGVLCYRPQLFTVRTKRLSQLLRMNRTSFLNIVQANVGDGTIIMNNFLQYLKEQKDPVMEGVFVETTTMLAHGRMELPLSLCIAALRGDDLLLHQLLKRGLDPNEADHNGRSALHIAASKGSENCVLLLLDYGVDPNCRDSEGNVPLWEAMLGGHESLTKLLIENGASIHHGEVGHFACTAAELNNLNLLEEIVQYGGDVTIPRDNGTTALHVAVSEDNTELVIFLLDQGADIDKPDGHGWTPRDLADQQGHEEIKLIFQTRKEAKKQTLVAIPEKRAHGTRFLERLTSEPAIRPVSQEGSFPATDGSLSQTRPRRRINNLHNSLFGTMSAAHKGEKDLLSQNSHNNHGTSHARVTISCPEKGEVAGKLVLLPNSFRALLEMGSKKFRISPAKVMRKDRAEIDAIELIRDGDHLMFVADGRQQTSN; encoded by the exons ATGGACACTCTGCTGCGTAACAGAGGTGTCTTCAGGGTTTCAGTATGTGGGCAAGAGGAGTTAGAGCAGCTGTCAAGAGACGGTAGCCATTACAGTCTCTCGACAGGGATTTTGCCTTCACTCGGTGCAAGGAGTAACCGAAGAGTTAAGCTCAATAGGTTCATTATATCGCCTTATGACCGTCGTTACAG AATTTGGGAGACATTTCTCGTTCTTCTGGTCATCTATACAGCTTGGGTATCGCCTTTCGAATTTGGCTTTCTCAAACAACCACAGAGCCCACTCTCCATCTGTGATAACGTTGTCAATGGATTCTTTGCTGTGGATATTGTTCTAACCTTCTTTGTGGCTTACCTTGACAAAGCCACCTACCTACTCATTGATGATCACAAGAAGATTGCTTGGAAGTATGCATCTTCTTGGTTGGCTTTGGATATCATATCCACAATCCCAACGGAACTAGCACGGAAGATCTCCCCCAAACCATTACAGTCCTATGGCTTCTTCAACATGCTTCGCCTTTGGCGTCTCCGAAGAGTTAGTGCCCTATTTTCTAG ATTGGAGAAAGATAGGAACTATAACTATTTTGGGGTTCGATGTGCTAAACTTTTATGT GTCACTCTTTTTGCAGTACACTCTGCTGGATGCTTCTATTATCTTATTGCTGCACGCTATCATGATCCACATAACACCTGGATTGGAGCAGCCCTaggagacaatttcctagagcAGGGTATATGGAGAAGATACGTGACTTCCATTTACTGGTCTATCACTACTCTAACAACTGTGGGCTATGGTGATTTGCATCCTGTGAACACAAGGGAGATGATATTTGACATCTTCTACATGCTCTTCAACCTTGGATTGACAGCATATTTGATTGGAAACATGACGAACTTGGTTGTGCATGGGACTAGTCGAACTAGAAGATTT AGAGATACCGTACAATCTGCTTCAAGTTTTGCTCAGAGGAACAAGCTGCCTCCTCGCCTACAAGATCAGATGCTTGCACATTTGTGCTTGAAGTTCAAGACAGATTCAGAGGGACTGCAGCAGCAAGAGACTCTTGATTTCCTTCCAAAAGCCATTCGGTCAAGCATTTCACATTATCTATTCTACTCTCTTGTGGAAAAGGTCTACTTGTTTCAGGGGGTTTCAAATGACTTGCTTTTCCAGTTG GTCTCTGAGATGGAAGCAGAGTATTTTCCTCCCAATGAAGACGTGATCTTGCAGAATGAAGCACCAACAGACTTTTATATACTTGTTACTGGTGCTGTG GAAGTACTTGCTATGAAAACTGAAGGGGAACAG GTTGTTGGTGGGGCAAAAACCGGTGATATTTGCGGTGAAATTGGAGTACTTTGTTACAGGCCACAGCTCTTCACAGTGCGAACCAAGAGATTGAGCCAACTACTACGAATGAACCGTACTTCATTCTTGAATATTGTTCAGGCAAATGTTGGAGACGGGACCATAATCATGAATAATTTCCTTCAG TATTTGAAAGAACAGAAGGACCCAGTTATGGAGGGAGTATTTGTGGAAACAACCACTATGCTAGCTCATGGTAGAATGGAACTACCTCTCAGTCTGTGCATTGCAGCCCTAAGGGGAGATGATTTGTTGTTGCATCAGTTGTTGAAACGGGGACTGGATCCAAACGAAGCAGACCACAATGGGAGGTCAGCACTG CATATAGCAGCGTCCAAAGGAAGTGAAAACTGTGTGCTACTTCTACTGGATTATGGAGTAGATCCTAACTGCCGAG ACTCAGAAGGAAATGTACCATTGTGGGAGGCAATGCTGGGAGGTCATGAATCACTGACCAAACTTCTGATAGAAAATGGTGCCAGCATACATCATGGAGAAGTGGGCCATTTTGCTTGCACTGCTGCAGAGCTAAACAACTTGAACTTGCTCGAGGAAATTGTTCAATATGGAGGAGATGTGACAATTCCCAGGGACAATGGGACCACAGCACTGCACGTAGCAGTTAGTGAAGACAACACCGAATTAGTCATATTCCTCTTGGATCAAGGTGCTGATATTGACAAACCAGATGGCCATGGTTGGACTCCAAGGGATCTAGCTGACCAACAAGGGCAcgaagaaataaaattgattttccaAACTCGTAAAGAGGCCAAAAAGCAAACCTTGGTTGCCATTCCTGAGAAGCGGGCACATGGAACTCGATTTCTTGAGAGACTTACAAGTGAGCCAGCAATTCGGCCAGTGTCCCAAGAAGGTTCATTCCCAGCTACAGATGGATCATTGAGCCAAACCCGTCCGAGGCGAAGAATTAATAATCTTCACAACTCCCTCTTTGGGACGATGTCAGCTGCCCACAAGGGGGAGAAGGACTTGCTGTCCCAAAACAGTCATAATAATCATGGAACTAGTCATGCTAGAGTGACAATTAGTTGCCCCGAAAAGGGGGAAGTTGCAGGAAAGCTTGTCCTACTTCCAAATAGCTTTCGGGCATTGCTTGAGATGGGTTCTAAGAAATTTAGGATCTCACCTGCCAAAGTAATGAGGAAGGATAGGGCTGAGATTGATGCCATTGAGTTGATTAGAGACGGTGATCATCTTATGTTTGTCGCTGATGGAAGGCAACAGACTAGCAACTAA